In Arthrobacter ramosus, one DNA window encodes the following:
- a CDS encoding DUF6458 family protein → MGIGSSIFLIAIGAILAFAIPGDVVSFIDLHMVGYILMVVGVIGLIVSLFVFGPRRARRISESRATVDPVTGDRIVTRDTRDGGI, encoded by the coding sequence GTGGGTATCGGATCATCCATCTTCCTTATCGCGATCGGCGCTATTCTGGCCTTCGCCATCCCTGGAGATGTCGTGTCATTCATCGATCTCCATATGGTCGGCTATATCCTCATGGTCGTCGGCGTCATCGGCTTGATCGTTTCCCTCTTCGTGTTCGGCCCGCGCCGGGCCCGCCGAATCAGCGAAAGCCGCGCCACAGTGGACCCGGTCACGGGGGACCGCATCGTGACGAGGGACACCCGCGACGGCGGAATCTAG